One window of the Lacerta agilis isolate rLacAgi1 chromosome 17, rLacAgi1.pri, whole genome shotgun sequence genome contains the following:
- the MUC1 gene encoding mucin-1 has translation MISHVTEISTASTEGSRESSTSSGENENSTATSPPGSLVTKEETPTPSPPTTSTSPKPTTPKPPAVQTFTITYHIEKTFTEKLSDKSSAAYKELEDKIGKMYQEVYNCSTCPNAGQYVGFMVNSFSKGSVVANTKVHFTESAKVSSEELRTALSDASEDKRQGLNLTQIEGKGLKDEQWGVTSDTTEPSTSPPSTTTSTTLPSLMYFLLSYHIEMVFSEDFLNPSSSGYEKLNGKIGKMYEEVYNCLGCPTAGRYYGYTVNSFRPGSVVADTTLWFVGGTSISSEELRNALSRASPEKRQYLNLANIEARNFGSDTPSHPETVPGWGIALLVLVCILLLLALIAFLIQIIHWCRRNHRGKLDLLSNQDSYHIMSEYPTYHTHGRYVAPGSKPNPYSETLPKNGNAPFSYTNPTMANDEL, from the exons ATGATATCCCATGTGACAGAAATCTCCACCGCCTCTACAGAGGGATCCAGGGAAAGCTCCACATCCTCAGGAGAAAACGAAAACTCCACAGCAACTTCCCCACCTGGAAGTCTAG TAACCAAGGAGGAGACGCCAACGCCATCTCCCCCCACGACTAGCACCAGCCCAAAGCCAACCACACCTAAGCCCCCTGCGGTGCAGACTTTCACCATCACTTACCACATTGAAAAAACATTTACTGAAAAGTTGTCAGATAAATCCAGCGCAGCCTACAAGGAGCTGGAGGATAAAATCGGGAAGATG TATCAGGAAGTTTACAACTGCTCGACGTGCCCCAATGCTGGGCAATATGTTGGATTCATGGTGAACTCATTCAG TAAGGGCTCAGTGGTGGCAAATACAAAAGTACACTTCACGGAAAGCGCAAAGGTTTCCAGTGAAGAGCTCCGCACTGCTCTGAGCGACGCTTCTGAAGACAAACGGCAGGGTCTCAACCTGACTCAGATTGAAGGTAAAGGGCTGAAGGATGAGCAGTGGGGGG TGACCTCAGACACCACGGAACCCTCTACCTCCCCACCCTCAACAACAACCTCGACTACGCTCCCCTCTTTGATGTATTTCTTGCTCAGCTATCACATTGAAATGGTTTTCAGCGAGGACTTCTTGAATCCATCCTCCAGTGGCTACGAGAAGCTGAACGGAAAAATTGGGAAGATG TACGAAGAAGTTTACAACTGCTTAGGGTGCCCTACTGCTGGGAGGTATTATGGATACACAGTGAATTCATTCAG GCCTGGCTCAGTAGTGGCAGATACGACGCTGTGGTTCGTGGGAGGCACGTCCATTTCCTCCGAAGAACTACGCAATGCTCTGAGTCGAGCATCTCCAGAGAAACGGCAGTATCTGAATCTGGCCAACATTGAAG CGAGGAATTTCGGGTCTGACACTCCCAGTCATCCAGAGACTGTCCCAGGCTGGGGTATTGCTCTCCTTGTCTTAGTTTGCATCCTTCTTCTCCTGGCACTCATCGCCTTCCTGATCCAG ATCATCCACTGGTGTCGACGGAATCACCGGGGGAAGCTTGATTTGCTCAGCAACCAAGACTCCTACCACATCATGAGTGAGTACCCGACGTACCACACACACGGGCGATACGTTGCCCCCGGAAGCAAGCCTAACCCATACAGTGAG ACTCTACCCAAGAACGGTAATGCTCCCTTCTCCTACACCAACCCCACAATGGCCAATGATGAACTGTAG